The Geminocystis sp. M7585_C2015_104 genome contains the following window.
AATAGTATTAACACAAAAGAGAAATTAAAACACCTAAAACCCGGAGAAAGCTGTCGGACAAAATTAGAAATAGAAGTGGGGGGGTTACAATCATAGGCCCTAATCCCGGGGAAATCCAAAAAAATCTAAAAACCTAACACCCACCCCCGGGGGTTAGAGGGTAGGGCATAAGGGGAGTTGTTAGTTGGCTGATGTGATTTTACCCCGAAAAACAAAGTAGTTGTAGATGTTATAAAACAACATTATTGGTATTAAAAACCCAATAAATATTAACATGAAAACAAGAGAACTGGGGGAGGCTGCAGCCTCATAAATGGTGATGCTGGGAGGAATTATGTAAGGGAATACTACCAGTGCCAACCCAATGAAAGTCAACAGGAAGAGCAATATTGTCAAAACGAAGGGAGTTACCTCCCTCTTCTCGTTTAAACTCTTCAGTAGTAAAACAATCAAGGTGACACCAAGAAGAGGAATAAGGGCAAAAATGTAAACAAAAGGAGGGTCAAATAACCGATTTCTGGCAAAATCGGAAAATATTGGTATAACCGCAGTGATAATAATCGCACCCATCAAGGTGGTAACCGCCGCAATCTTTGCCGTCTTGTAATGGGTCTCTTGTAGTTTGCCTGTAGTTTTCATTATTAGATAACAGGACCCAATTAAAACATAGCCCTGAATCAAGGTTAATGCCACAATAAAACTGCGCCAATTGAGCCAATCCCAGCTGCTGCCGATAAAATGACCATTGGCATCTACGCGGATACCCTCAATAACCCCAGCCAAGGCAAAACCTTGTCCCAATGCGGCGACAAAGCTGCCTATCCCAAATGCCCAATTCCAGAATAACTTACGACGAGAATTCTGTCTAAACTCGAAAGAAACTGTGCGTAAGATTAACCCCACCACCATTATCATGATGGGGATATATAGGGCATTGAGAATGGTACTATAAGCCAGGGGAAATGCACCAAACAAACTACCACCCATCAGAATCAACCATGTGGCATTGGCATCCCATACATTGCTCAAACTCGTCATTAGTATAGTGCGTCTCTCCTCCGAAGAGGCAGTAAGGGAAAGAATCCCTACCCCCAAATCAAACCCATCCAGCATTACATACAAGAACAGGAATAATGCTAGAATAAAAAACCATACAATCGGTAGCAAGTAATTCAGGGTTTCCATAGACTTCCACCATCTCTTACACCAAGGGGCGACTATCAGGAATGTGTTGAGCGGGCGTTACTTCCACGGGGGTTATTTTTTCTCCAGGTAAGGGCAAGTTAAAATCTGGTCCTTTGGCTATAATACGACTACCGAAAAACAAGGCTGAGAAGAATAAAACCGTATAGAGTAACAAGAATACCGTAAGAGAGGCCAACACATTTTCCGGTGGCAAATGGGAAACCGCGTCAGCTGTTCGTAACTCGCCGTATACTGTCCACGGCTGTCTCCCCACACAACGCACAATCCAACCGGCTTCCACTGCCACATACCCCAAGGGCGCCGCCCAAATCCAAGACCACAACAACCATTTTTGTTTGCTAATATACTCAGGAGACAGTTTCCCCCTTAGCCATTGAATTACACTCACCAGCATTATCCCCACAAAGATAAAGCCAATGAGACTCATAACCCTAAAGGAGTAGTAAATCAAACCAATCATGTGAGGGCGATTTTTCTCATCCCATTCCTTCAACCCCAACACAGGCCTATCTAAACGAGGTTTCATTTCTAACAAATATGCCAATCCGTTAGGAATTTTTATCTCCCAGTCGTTTCTTTCTGCCTTCTCATTGGGAATAGCCAACAAACTCCAGTCTGCCTTTTCCCCCGCCGGTATTGTTTCCCATAGGGCCTCCATGGCCGCCAATTTTGTAGGCTGATGGTAGTACACCTGTTCAGCACTCAAGTGCCCTACATATATCTGTAAGGGGGTAATGGCTATAGCTACAGCCAGGACAATTTTAAAAGACTTGGCAAAAAACTCAGTATGACATTGTTTAAGAATGTACCAGGCACTAATGCCACCAATCACAAACAGGGAGGTTTCTAGGGTAGCCAGAAACATGTGGGATACGCTTTTTACCATGAAAGGATTAAAAATGGCGGCAAAATAATCCCTAACCACAAATTTCCCTTCCACAAAATCCCCCCCTGCCGGTGTTTGCAACCAAGAATTGGCCGTCAGAATCCAGAAGGTAGACAGATTGGCTCCTATAGCTACACATATAGTTGATATGTAGTGTATAACAGGATGAACCCGTTGCCAGCCGAATATCATTATTCCCAAAAAGCCGGCTTCCAACATGAATGCCATGGTAGCCTCAAATCCCATGATGCTACCAAAGAAATCCCCCACTGCCTCAGAAAAGGGAGCCCAATTTGTGCCGAATTGGAATGCCATTGGCGCACCAGATGCTACTCCAATCCCGAAATTGAGCACATACAGCTTCGACCAAAAACGGGCATGATAGTAATAATCGGGGTTTTTTGTTTTTAGCCATAACCCCTCTACGATTACTAGATAAATAGCCATGCCCGTGGTTAAGACAGGCCACAACATGTGAAATATGGCAGTTACGGCAAACTGTATTCGGGAAAGGGGGAGGGTATCTGATAAAAGCTCCATGTCTTATTACCCTACGGCAATATGAGTACAATTTTCATTCTATTTGCTTTCCCTGGACTCCCTTGATTTTTAATATTTTTCTAAGATTCTTCCTCTTGCCAAATCAACACAAAGGGTTGTACTATGATGGCCTTAAACTTCTTCGTAGGATTGTTATTCCACTGACTTAGTTGGCTAGCAGAGGGTTTGGCCAATAAGTTTTCATTAATCCAACTTTGTACCAGATTCACATTATCTTCGGCAATGGCACAACCCACTTCCACTAAATCTAGACGGGAAGAAACCAAAATCAATCCATCTCGCAAGGCATGGGGAAGTAAGTCTCGCCAATTTACCTCTGCTAACTGTTGTTGCAACTGTGTTTTAAAATCAGACATAGTGTTTCATCAGATAGATTTTCGTCATTCTAGCACCCTTTATAGATTTTGTTCCAAATATTAAAAAAAAATACAAAATTTCACGGGCTGAAATTTTCCAATACTCCCTCAGATTCATGGACAATTTCCCTCAGTTTATCTAAAAGAAACCCATCCGCTTTCCACAAATTCCTCTGGGAGGCCTCCATTAGTCTTTCGGCCATATCTCGTAAAGCCCAGGGGTTTTTTTCTAGTAGAAAATTTCTAACACTATCATCTAACAAATATGCCTCAGCCACACCAGTAAATAGGAAGTCAGGAACAACTTTTGTGGTGGCCGCATAGGCGAATAAAAAATCCACGGTGGCACTCATTTCAAAAGCACCCCTATAGCCATGATGCATCATCGCCCTTATCCATTTAGGATTCACTACCCTACTACGATACACCCTGGCAATTTCTTCTCGTAGATGACGCACTTTAGGTTTATCTGGTTGAGAATTATCGCCAAAATAAATAATAGGATTTTCCCCCTTCAGATGTCTGACTGCCGCCACTAGCCCTCCCTGAAATTGGTAGTAATTGTCCGAGTCCAGAATATCATGTTCTCGGTTATCTTGATTATGTAAAACTATCTGTAATTCCGTTAATCTTCGGGCAAAAACTTCTGGCTGAAAAACCCCTTTACTTCCCTCATAAGCATAACTACTCCAATTAAGATAAGCCTTGGCCAAATCCTCATCCGTTTGCCAATTTTGAGAGTCAATTAATCCTTGTAGTCCCGCGCCATAAGCGCCGGGTTTTGAGCCAAAAATTCGATAACTTGCCAGCCTCCTGGCTTCTTCCTCATTCAGCCCTTGGCTCAACCAATATTTAGTATCCTCTTCCACCCGCATGGCCAAGGGATTATATTCTCCCTCCTCTTTCAGACTTGCCACATGAAGATTAATTTCGTACAATAGTTCTAGTATGTTGGGGAAACTGTCCCTAAAAAAGCCTGATACCCTTACAGTGACATCCACACGGGGCCTTTTTAAAAGGGAGAGGGGGATTATCTCGTAGTTCACCACTCGACGGTTGTTGCCATCCCAGACAGGTTTTACCCCCATTAGAGCCATGATTTGGGCTATGTCATCTCCCCCAGTCCTCATGGTGGACGTACCCCAAACGGAGATAGCAAGACTGCGGGGGTATTCTCCATACTCTTGGGTATAGGTTTCTATCAGGGTTTCTGCGGCCTTTCTGCCTACCTCCCAGGCTGTTTCTGTAGGTATTGTGCGAATATCTACAGCATAGAAATTGCGTCCAGTGGGCAAAACATCACTTCTTCCCCTGGTAGGCGCGCCACTACCACCACTGGGGATATATTTGCCTTCTAATCCCCTGATAAGATTATCTATTTCCTCCCTAGTTTTCCTCAGTTTTGGGAGGAGATTATCAGCTATCCAATTCAGACATTTTTCTGTGTTTTTGCCCAGACAAATATTACCGGGTTTTTCTCCTTTTATAACCGATTCTACTAGCTGTTGGGCCATTGTTTCTAGTCTTTCTGTATTTCCCCTTTCTATGTCAGATAAATCCCCGCCCTTGGCTAACAAATCCTCTTTTATCGCCTCTATTATCCCCATTTTTTGATAACTGTTAAAACGGGCAATCGCCAGGGTCAAGTCCCTCAATTGCCTCCCCTCAGGGGCAACACCTAAGACGTGTAAGCCGTTTCGGATTTGAGCTTCCTTCAACTCACACAAATAACCATCGGCTAAAGTGAGGAATTCTGCCAAAGAATCTTTTTTGACTTCCTCAACTCCTAAATCTTCATTCAATTTAGTTTTAGCCACTAAACTGTAGATTTTTTCACTGATAACGGGAATACGACTGGGATTTAAACTTTGAGCTTGGTAATATTCATCAATTAAAAACTCCAATTCTAGTAAATCTCCATACAATTCCGCTTGGGTAAGAGGGGGAGTAAGATGGTCTATAATAACGGCATTAGAGCGTCTTTTTGCTTGTGTTCCCTCCCCAGGATCGTTTACAATAAAGGGGTAAAAATGGGGAATACTGCCTATGGCGATTTCTGGATAACAGTTCTCTGACAATGCTATACTTTTTCCTGGCAGCCACTCTAAATTTCCATGTTTTCCCACATGAATAATGGCATCGGCACAAAAAACATTTTTTATCCAGTAATAAAAGGCCAAATAGTGGTGAGTAGGTGGCAAGTCGGGGGAGTGATAACTTAGACTAGGATCTACGTCATAGCCTCTAGAGGGTTGAATGCCTATAAAGATATTTCCCAATTGTATTCCCGGTATGGGAATTTTGTCCGACATTTCTCCGTGGCGGGGGATTTGATTTATGCCTCCCCATTGGGATATAATTTCCCTTTGCACTTTATCGGGGAGACTGGTAAAATATTGCTGATACTCTTCGAGGGAAATAGACTGATTAATTTGTTTCCGGTACAGGATTTCTCTCTCATTAGTAACCCCTTTAATAATACGAAAAACCAACTCATCCCCGTTTTCAGGTATATTCTCAACCAGATAATCATTTTCTTGTAATGCCTTAAGAATTTGGATGCAACTGGCGGGTGTATCTAATCCCACTCCATTAGCAATTCTTCCATCCTTGTTAGGGTAATTGGCTAGTATTAAAGCGATTCTTTTTTCTGAGTTTTTCTTGCGCCTAATTTTGAGCCAATTTTTTGTGAGCTCAACCAAATAGTTTATCCTATTTTCCAGTGGCTGATATACAACAACATCTGTTTCCAAGCGGGGGTGAAAACTAACAGCAGATTTAAAGGAAATGG
Protein-coding sequences here:
- a CDS encoding cytochrome ubiquinol oxidase subunit I; the encoded protein is MELLSDTLPLSRIQFAVTAIFHMLWPVLTTGMAIYLVIVEGLWLKTKNPDYYYHARFWSKLYVLNFGIGVASGAPMAFQFGTNWAPFSEAVGDFFGSIMGFEATMAFMLEAGFLGIMIFGWQRVHPVIHYISTICVAIGANLSTFWILTANSWLQTPAGGDFVEGKFVVRDYFAAIFNPFMVKSVSHMFLATLETSLFVIGGISAWYILKQCHTEFFAKSFKIVLAVAIAITPLQIYVGHLSAEQVYYHQPTKLAAMEALWETIPAGEKADWSLLAIPNEKAERNDWEIKIPNGLAYLLEMKPRLDRPVLGLKEWDEKNRPHMIGLIYYSFRVMSLIGFIFVGIMLVSVIQWLRGKLSPEYISKQKWLLWSWIWAAPLGYVAVEAGWIVRCVGRQPWTVYGELRTADAVSHLPPENVLASLTVFLLLYTVLFFSALFFGSRIIAKGPDFNLPLPGEKITPVEVTPAQHIPDSRPLV
- a CDS encoding DUF2288 domain-containing protein is translated as MSDFKTQLQQQLAEVNWRDLLPHALRDGLILVSSRLDLVEVGCAIAEDNVNLVQSWINENLLAKPSASQLSQWNNNPTKKFKAIIVQPFVLIWQEEES
- the cobN gene encoding cobaltochelatase subunit CobN; translated protein: MHKLAAIPGGWNPDIEGVIFVSQTPADIIFITSADTDIQTTAACLEKLPPDFPSIRVVNLLQLQQELSIDTYAEEVLYNARVIIVRLLGGRSYWSYGLETCRRVANDTNASLFILPGDNRPQPELFASSNVSLPLVTQLWRYFTEGGVENFANAFKFVANTCLGTQFTCQPPKVIPRFGLYFSSKTAKIDVAILFYRSHFLAGNTRPIDSLIQALNNQNISVIAIYLLSLKEPDIQLEIGEIISNKKVDLILNTTSFSLARIGDETSIELWQKLDVPVLQVIFSGSTQEYWEKSFQGLSPKDVAMNVALPEVDGRIITRAISFKSAVSFHPRLETDVVVYQPLENRINYLVELTKNWLKIRRKKNSEKRIALILANYPNKDGRIANGVGLDTPASCIQILKALQENDYLVENIPENGDELVFRIIKGVTNEREILYRKQINQSISLEEYQQYFTSLPDKVQREIISQWGGINQIPRHGEMSDKIPIPGIQLGNIFIGIQPSRGYDVDPSLSYHSPDLPPTHHYLAFYYWIKNVFCADAIIHVGKHGNLEWLPGKSIALSENCYPEIAIGSIPHFYPFIVNDPGEGTQAKRRSNAVIIDHLTPPLTQAELYGDLLELEFLIDEYYQAQSLNPSRIPVISEKIYSLVAKTKLNEDLGVEEVKKDSLAEFLTLADGYLCELKEAQIRNGLHVLGVAPEGRQLRDLTLAIARFNSYQKMGIIEAIKEDLLAKGGDLSDIERGNTERLETMAQQLVESVIKGEKPGNICLGKNTEKCLNWIADNLLPKLRKTREEIDNLIRGLEGKYIPSGGSGAPTRGRSDVLPTGRNFYAVDIRTIPTETAWEVGRKAAETLIETYTQEYGEYPRSLAISVWGTSTMRTGGDDIAQIMALMGVKPVWDGNNRRVVNYEIIPLSLLKRPRVDVTVRVSGFFRDSFPNILELLYEINLHVASLKEEGEYNPLAMRVEEDTKYWLSQGLNEEEARRLASYRIFGSKPGAYGAGLQGLIDSQNWQTDEDLAKAYLNWSSYAYEGSKGVFQPEVFARRLTELQIVLHNQDNREHDILDSDNYYQFQGGLVAAVRHLKGENPIIYFGDNSQPDKPKVRHLREEIARVYRSRVVNPKWIRAMMHHGYRGAFEMSATVDFLFAYAATTKVVPDFLFTGVAEAYLLDDSVRNFLLEKNPWALRDMAERLMEASQRNLWKADGFLLDKLREIVHESEGVLENFSP
- the cydB gene encoding cytochrome d ubiquinol oxidase subunit II, producing METLNYLLPIVWFFILALFLFLYVMLDGFDLGVGILSLTASSEERRTILMTSLSNVWDANATWLILMGGSLFGAFPLAYSTILNALYIPIMIMVVGLILRTVSFEFRQNSRRKLFWNWAFGIGSFVAALGQGFALAGVIEGIRVDANGHFIGSSWDWLNWRSFIVALTLIQGYVLIGSCYLIMKTTGKLQETHYKTAKIAAVTTLMGAIIITAVIPIFSDFARNRLFDPPFVYIFALIPLLGVTLIVLLLKSLNEKREVTPFVLTILLFLLTFIGLALVVFPYIIPPSITIYEAAASPSSLVFMLIFIGFLIPIMLFYNIYNYFVFRGKITSAN